In the Candidatus Rokuibacteriota bacterium genome, one interval contains:
- a CDS encoding electron transfer flavoprotein subunit alpha/FixB family protein: protein MADTRAIVALLPASEESPPRGEPVRLACRLAGEAGHEVTVIVAGPVAEAEAVAAAALGAPRVWAVGHPSFAERFDAEQLLGIFRDALSCPDILAGRVPDLVLMPAGEIEEEVAARLAAGLDGVALGRCLDIVARESGFLVRRSAYGGRVRVLLEATASPCVAVVASAGTAPVSAGAPRQGQIRSFRSTVALPAAGHVKRVVGAAAQERRLERARVIVSGGRGMGGAEGFASLRELADCLGGAVGGSLPAADAGWIPVSRQIGQSGKYVTPEVYIAVGLSGTIQHVAGIDSRARIVALNSDPDAAIFAVAELGAVCDWRELLPALVHRLKTVEATGTA, encoded by the coding sequence ATGGCCGACACGCGCGCCATCGTGGCCCTGCTGCCGGCCAGCGAGGAGTCGCCCCCGCGCGGCGAACCGGTGCGGCTCGCCTGCCGGCTCGCGGGCGAGGCCGGGCACGAGGTGACCGTCATCGTCGCCGGGCCGGTTGCGGAGGCGGAGGCCGTGGCCGCCGCAGCGCTCGGAGCGCCGAGGGTCTGGGCGGTCGGGCACCCGTCATTCGCGGAGCGCTTCGACGCCGAGCAGCTCCTGGGGATATTCCGCGACGCCCTGTCCTGCCCGGACATCCTGGCCGGGCGGGTTCCGGATCTGGTGCTGATGCCTGCCGGGGAGATCGAGGAGGAAGTGGCGGCGCGGCTGGCGGCCGGGCTTGACGGCGTCGCCCTCGGCCGGTGCCTCGACATCGTCGCGCGCGAGTCGGGCTTCCTCGTCCGCCGGTCGGCCTATGGCGGCCGCGTTCGAGTGCTCCTCGAGGCCACGGCATCCCCATGCGTGGCCGTCGTCGCCTCGGCGGGGACAGCGCCTGTGTCGGCCGGCGCCCCCCGCCAGGGGCAGATCCGCTCCTTCCGCTCGACCGTCGCCCTGCCCGCCGCCGGCCACGTCAAGCGGGTTGTCGGCGCGGCGGCTCAGGAAAGGCGGCTCGAGCGGGCAAGGGTCATCGTCTCCGGTGGACGGGGGATGGGGGGCGCCGAGGGCTTCGCCAGCCTCCGCGAGCTGGCTGACTGTCTCGGCGGGGCTGTCGGCGGCAGCCTGCCGGCCGCCGACGCCGGCTGGATTCCGGTCTCGCGTCAGATCGGGCAGTCGGGCAAGTACGTGACGCCGGAGGTGTACATCGCGGTCGGCCTCTCGGGGACCATCCAGCACGTGGCCGGCATCGACAGCAGGGCCAGGATCGTCGCGCTCAACAGCGATCCCGACGCGGCGATCTTCGCCGTGGCCGAGCTCGGCGCCGTCTGCGACTGGCGGGAGCTGCTCCCGGCCCTGGTCCACCGCCTGAAGACGGTCGAGGCCACCGGCACAGCCTGA
- a CDS encoding FAD-dependent oxidoreductase produces MRQTTADLVVVGGGLAGVAAALEAADRGASVLLLEKLAELGGSSVLSGGCLAFAGTDLQQAQAIEDSDDLLFSDLREVGAFENDERIVRAYVAHQLDTYQWLRRQGAEFSPVIEASSGQSVPRVHTVDPADLVRLLARRARATGRVEILTGGSVRRLLRGPAGERVEGLLVEEGAGVVSVASRRGVILASGGFSRNPELIHRFAPGYEKALLIGGEGNVGDGLRMGWQLGADVRDMPYIKGTFGKHPVDTTNLHGCLAVYKGAIAVNQDGQRFVDESISYKLLGDACLRQPDGCAYQILDQAIFAQGENRVRIYDFERRLEDGLMIKAESLEALAARIEVPREALLRTVADYNGFVGAGTDPQFGRKHLVHRHGALRRIDRPPFYAYPSTSAILATYCGLRVDDRMRVIDVFGAPIGGLFAAGEVVGGFHGGAYMTGSALGKAAIFGRIAARTATEGT; encoded by the coding sequence ATGCGACAGACGACAGCGGACCTGGTGGTGGTTGGTGGCGGTCTCGCCGGCGTGGCCGCCGCGCTCGAGGCGGCGGATCGGGGGGCCAGCGTTCTCCTCCTGGAGAAGCTGGCCGAGCTCGGCGGCTCGTCGGTGCTGAGCGGCGGCTGTCTCGCCTTTGCCGGCACCGATCTGCAGCAGGCGCAGGCCATCGAGGACTCGGACGACCTCCTCTTCAGCGATCTGCGCGAGGTCGGCGCCTTCGAGAACGACGAGCGCATCGTCCGCGCCTACGTCGCGCACCAGCTGGACACCTACCAGTGGCTGCGGCGGCAGGGCGCCGAGTTCAGCCCGGTGATCGAGGCCTCCTCGGGGCAGTCCGTGCCGCGCGTCCACACGGTGGACCCGGCGGACCTGGTGCGCCTCCTCGCGCGTCGGGCGCGCGCGACCGGCCGCGTCGAGATCCTGACCGGGGGATCGGTGCGGCGGCTCCTCCGCGGGCCGGCCGGGGAGCGAGTCGAGGGGCTTCTCGTCGAGGAGGGGGCCGGGGTCGTCTCCGTGGCGAGCCGGCGCGGCGTCATCCTGGCCTCGGGCGGTTTCAGCAGGAACCCGGAGCTCATCCACCGCTTCGCGCCGGGCTACGAGAAGGCCCTGCTGATCGGCGGCGAGGGCAATGTCGGCGACGGCCTGCGCATGGGCTGGCAGCTCGGGGCCGACGTGCGCGACATGCCGTACATCAAGGGGACGTTCGGCAAGCACCCGGTGGACACGACCAATCTCCACGGCTGCCTCGCGGTCTACAAGGGGGCGATCGCCGTCAATCAGGACGGCCAGCGCTTCGTGGACGAGTCCATCTCCTACAAGCTCCTCGGGGACGCCTGCCTGCGCCAGCCCGACGGCTGCGCGTACCAGATCCTCGACCAGGCCATCTTCGCGCAGGGCGAGAACCGCGTGCGGATCTACGACTTCGAGCGGCGCCTCGAGGACGGCCTCATGATCAAGGCGGAGAGCCTCGAGGCCCTGGCGGCGCGGATCGAGGTCCCGCGGGAGGCGCTGCTGCGCACGGTGGCCGACTACAACGGTTTCGTCGGGGCCGGGACCGACCCGCAGTTCGGCCGCAAGCATCTCGTGCACAGGCATGGCGCGCTCCGGCGGATCGACCGGCCGCCCTTCTACGCGTACCCATCCACTTCAGCTATCCTCGCCACCTACTGCGGCCTCCGCGTCGACGACCGCATGCGCGTGATCGATGTCTTCGGCGCCCCGATCGGCGGGCTCTTCGCGGCCGGCGAGGTCGTGGGCGGATTCCACGGCGGTGCGTACATGACCGGCTCGGCGCTGGGCAAGGCGGCCATCTTCGGGCGGATCGCGGCCCGGACGGCCACGGAGGGGACCTGA
- a CDS encoding TAXI family TRAP transporter solute-binding subunit, whose amino-acid sequence MRTTEPWILSVLLALGLCGAAHVAPTQAQQKATVVFSAGPTGGTWTPMAAATSDVVKRKFPEVDVQVEPGAALVNMEKIRTDKADLGWSMTTVLADARTGAGSWKGKQTDKPLLVATYYPVAWQLAVPADSGIKSIADLRGKAVALPPRGNTSLSEGWELLLRVHGMKLEDLGTRSHGSISENVELIKNRQAVAMGWFTVVPASFALDLGSARPIRLLPVAEDKIAEMRTHNPGFVRHVIAKGMYAAQGMEAEVVTIQAPTILIASSKTPAEVVYKITRAIVEGREAFAHVAAVMKGVTGQQMAESFGLPRHPGAERYYREAGLLK is encoded by the coding sequence ATGCGCACCACCGAACCCTGGATCCTGTCGGTCCTGCTCGCGCTCGGCCTCTGCGGCGCCGCGCACGTCGCCCCCACCCAGGCCCAGCAGAAGGCGACCGTGGTGTTCTCCGCCGGCCCCACCGGAGGCACCTGGACGCCCATGGCCGCGGCGACCAGCGACGTCGTGAAGCGGAAGTTCCCGGAGGTGGACGTGCAGGTGGAGCCGGGCGCGGCCCTGGTCAACATGGAGAAGATCCGCACCGACAAGGCCGACCTGGGGTGGTCCATGACGACGGTGCTGGCGGATGCCCGGACCGGGGCCGGCTCCTGGAAGGGCAAGCAGACGGACAAGCCCCTCCTCGTGGCCACCTACTACCCGGTGGCCTGGCAGCTGGCAGTCCCCGCGGACTCCGGCATCAAGAGCATCGCGGACCTCAGGGGGAAAGCGGTGGCCTTGCCGCCGCGCGGGAACACCAGTCTCAGCGAGGGGTGGGAGCTCCTCCTGCGCGTCCACGGGATGAAGCTCGAGGACCTCGGTACCCGGAGCCACGGCTCCATCAGCGAGAACGTTGAGCTCATCAAGAACCGGCAGGCCGTGGCCATGGGCTGGTTCACGGTGGTGCCCGCCTCCTTCGCTCTCGATCTCGGCTCCGCGCGGCCGATCCGGCTCTTGCCGGTCGCCGAGGACAAGATCGCGGAGATGAGGACGCACAACCCGGGCTTCGTGCGCCACGTGATCGCGAAGGGCATGTACGCGGCGCAGGGGATGGAAGCGGAGGTGGTGACGATCCAGGCCCCGACCATCCTCATCGCTTCCTCGAAGACCCCCGCGGAGGTGGTCTACAAGATCACGCGGGCCATCGTCGAGGGGCGCGAGGCCTTCGCCCACGTGGCGGCGGTGATGAAGGGCGTGACCGGGCAGCAGATGGCCGAGAGCTTCGGGCTCCCTCGCCATCCGGGCGCCGAGCGGTACTACAGGGAAGCCGGGCTGTTGAAGTAG
- a CDS encoding HEAT repeat domain-containing protein produces the protein MGRLLWPLALAVTFFIGWAAAGVARKPSVLQEGDQRQEVSRLQQQVTALQARLRAREDLAASRQSGTRYAAAPSGVYSGAGAPPGSRFGGGGEERMFPEGRARGGGAAQPQSGPQADRASGAGASPASVQTALDRFYKYVEAMNGSGGRERWQRARALIEDLRGMGEVAGQALMQVLAAGNDSDERRAAARLLGQLQVPQALPLLRDIIEKEDDVLLRRAAASGLRQLQTPDSLPVMERLLASPGEDRLVRLSAAYGLAESGQPMGVTGLARIFEEATADGRGREMAFRALVSLNDERPLPFMRQVVASQVEPGYRLQAIRYLMAQGDQQALGTLQMVARSPAEQPSVRDAAAQAYTTLGGK, from the coding sequence ATGGGACGGCTTCTGTGGCCTCTTGCGCTCGCCGTCACGTTCTTCATCGGCTGGGCGGCAGCCGGCGTCGCCCGAAAGCCGTCAGTGCTTCAGGAGGGCGATCAACGTCAGGAGGTGAGCCGCCTGCAGCAGCAGGTCACCGCGCTCCAGGCACGGTTGCGTGCCCGGGAGGACCTCGCTGCCTCACGGCAATCCGGGACCAGGTACGCCGCTGCCCCGTCCGGGGTCTATTCCGGGGCTGGGGCGCCGCCGGGGAGTCGCTTCGGGGGCGGCGGGGAAGAACGCATGTTCCCGGAGGGCCGTGCCCGTGGAGGGGGAGCGGCGCAGCCCCAGAGCGGGCCCCAGGCCGACCGCGCGTCCGGGGCGGGCGCGTCTCCGGCAAGCGTGCAGACCGCGCTCGACCGCTTTTACAAGTATGTCGAGGCGATGAACGGGTCGGGAGGGCGGGAGCGCTGGCAGCGGGCGCGCGCGCTGATCGAGGACCTGCGCGGCATGGGAGAAGTCGCCGGGCAGGCGCTGATGCAGGTGCTGGCGGCCGGCAACGACAGCGACGAGCGACGCGCGGCCGCGCGGTTGCTGGGCCAGCTCCAGGTGCCGCAGGCCCTGCCGCTCTTGCGGGACATCATCGAGAAGGAAGACGACGTGCTGTTGCGGCGTGCGGCGGCCTCGGGGCTGCGACAGCTTCAGACGCCCGATTCCCTTCCGGTCATGGAACGGTTGCTGGCGAGCCCGGGAGAAGACCGCCTCGTCCGCCTGAGTGCCGCGTATGGCCTGGCCGAGTCGGGCCAGCCGATGGGAGTCACCGGGCTGGCGAGGATCTTCGAGGAGGCCACGGCCGACGGGCGGGGGCGGGAGATGGCTTTCCGGGCGCTCGTCTCCTTGAACGACGAGCGTCCGCTGCCCTTCATGCGCCAGGTCGTGGCCTCGCAGGTCGAGCCGGGATATCGGCTGCAGGCGATCCGCTACCTGATGGCGCAGGGTGACCAGCAGGCCCTCGGGACCCTGCAGATGGTGGCGCGGTCCCCGGCTGAGCAACCGTCGGTTCGCGACGCGGCGGCACAGGCGTATACGACCCTCGGCGGCAAGTAG
- a CDS encoding cytochrome c3 family protein — protein sequence MSAGRRRRSRLIGAAIAVLVLAAPRMALAGETDAHAGVSPRSDSLVCLSCHDGVMAPDSLRHPIGMAYDASPLRRAGTLRPSASLAPSIRLEDGRVGCSTCHDLSSSLRSKLVVANTGSALCFACHRL from the coding sequence GTGAGCGCCGGCCGGCGGCGGCGGAGTCGGCTGATCGGCGCAGCGATCGCCGTGCTGGTGCTCGCCGCTCCCCGGATGGCTCTCGCCGGAGAGACGGATGCCCACGCAGGCGTCTCGCCCCGCAGCGATTCCCTCGTCTGCCTGAGCTGCCACGACGGGGTCATGGCGCCGGACAGCCTCAGGCATCCGATCGGCATGGCGTACGACGCCTCCCCGCTGAGACGAGCGGGGACGCTGCGGCCGTCGGCATCCCTCGCCCCCTCGATCAGGCTGGAGGATGGACGTGTCGGCTGCTCCACCTGCCACGACCTGTCCTCCTCGCTTCGGAGCAAGCTGGTCGTCGCGAACACGGGCTCTGCGCTCTGCTTCGCCTGTCACCGTCTGTGA